One window from the genome of Microcebus murinus isolate Inina chromosome X, M.murinus_Inina_mat1.0, whole genome shotgun sequence encodes:
- the LOC105861755 gene encoding integrator complex subunit 6-like yields MSSEVDDFTTGHQKKMKPHGEPNRRSSKRRRSATVIHDVHVNEMENEQPPPEGFSSKYVPPEPMNMAEGGIPPNQLDSLSDDSISLGKDELVHKPGSSDTPVEGTKHSSVSVDDPRVTAMSSMENVPNTWQISPAMAQKINDDIKYQLMKEVRKFGRNYEKIFVLLEKVQGDSEVKKQFVEFTIKEATRFKRFVLIQQLKKIL; encoded by the exons ATGAGCAGTGAAGTAGATGACTTTACAACAGGacatcaaaaaaaaatgaagcctcaTGGAGAACCCAACAGGCGCTCATCTAAGAGAAGGCGGA GTGCTACTGTCATTCACGATGTCCATGTGAATGAGATGGAAAATGAGCAACCACCACCTGAAGGCTTCTCGTCAAAATATGTTCCACCAGAGCCTATGAATATGGCAGAAGGTGGTATTCCACCTAATCAATTGGATTCTCTGTCTGATGACTCCATCAGTCTCGGGAAAGATGAGCTGGTTCACAAACCTGGTAGTAGTGATACACCTGTAGAAGGAACCAAACACAGTAGTGTTTCTGTAGATGACCCAAGAGTCACAGCAATGTCTTCAATGGAAAATGTGCCAAATACATGGCAAATCAGTCCTGCCATGGCACAGAAAATTAATGAtgatataaaatatcaattaatgAAGGAAGTTCGAAAGTTTGGACGAA ACTATGAAAAAATTTTCGTTTTGCTTGAAAAAGTGCAAGGAGATTCAGAAGTCAAAAAACAATTTGTTGAATTTACCATCAAGGAAGCAACAAG GTTTAAAAGATTTGTTTTAATACAGCAACTTAAGAAgatcctttaa